DNA sequence from the Pseudomonas fluorescens Q2-87 genome:
TACGCCCGAACCTTCGATCTCGGTACGACCGATACGACGGTTGAACTTCATCCGGCCGACCGCAGACAGGTCATAGCGCTCAGGGCTGAAGAACAGGTTGTTGAACAGCGTCTCGGCTGCATCCTTGGTTGGCGGCTCGCCAGGACGCATCATGCGATAGATTTCGACCAAGGCTTCCAGTTGGTTGCCGGTGGAGTCGATCTTCAGCGTGTCGGAGATGAACGGACCGCAGTCGATATCATTGGTGTACAGGGTTTCAATACGCACAACCTGAGCCTTGACGATTTTCGCCAGGATCTCGGTGGTCAGTTCGGTATTGCACTCTGCAAGGATTTCACCGGTGGCTGGGTGCACGATGACCTTCGCGGTGGTACGACCCAACACGTAGTCAATCGGTACCTGCAGTTCCTTGATACCGGCTTTTTCCAGCTGGTTGATATGGCGGGCAGTGATACGACGACCCTGCTCGACAATAACCTTGCCTTTGTCATCCTGGATATCGAGGACAGCGATTTCACCGCGCAGGCGCTGAGGCACCAGCTCCAGGCTGAGGCTCTCGCCCTGCACATGGAATACGTTGGTGGTGTAGAACGCGTCCAGCACTTCCTCGGTGGTATAGCCGAGCGCGCGAAGCAGTACCGATGCTGGCAGCTTGCGGCGACGGTCGATACGCACGAACACGCAGTCTTTCGGGTCGAACTCGAAGTCCAACCACGAACCGCGGTAAGGAATGATGCGCGCGGAGTAAAGCAGTTTGCCGGAGCTGTGCGTCTTGCCACGGTCGTGGTCGAAGAACACGCCCGGAGAACGGTGCAGCTGGGAAACGATTACACGCTCGGTACCGTTGATTACGAAGGTACCGTTTTCAGTCATCAGGGGGATTTCACCCATGTAGACTTCTTGCTCTTTGATGTCCTTGATCGCTTTGTTCGACGATTCTTTGTCGAAAATGATCAGGCGCACTTTCACCCGCAAAGGTACGGCGTAAGTTACACCGCGCAATACGCATTCTTTGACATCAAATGCCGGCTCGCCCAGGCGATAACCGACGTACTCCAGCGCAGCATTGCCGGAGTAGCTGATGATCGGGAAAACGGATTTGAAGGCCGCATGCAGGCCCACGTCGCGGAACTGATCTTTAGTCGCTCCCGCTTGCAAGAATTCACGATACGAATCCAGCTGGATGGCCAGGAGGTACGGCACATCCATGACGTCCGGCAACTTGCTAAAGTCCTTGCGGATACGTTTTTTCTCAGTATATGAGTAAGCCATCAGCGTTCCCCAGCTTGGTCACCTGCTTGTTTGGCCCCTCCCGACGGGAGCAGCCAGAAAATCGTGCAAACCCCATGGTTTGCGCCACCGCATCGGGTGGTTACAGCTCGTTATCGGCACCGACCCAGTCGGCTGGCAATAACGGAAAAAGGCCGGTGGCAAGAGCCACCAGCCATCAGCCTTTCGCTTAACGCTCGGGCTGGAGACGCAAAGTCGATGCTTACTTCAGCTCGACTTTAGCGCCTGCTTCTTCCAGAACAGCTTTGGCTTTGTCAGCTGCGTCTTTGGCAACAGCTTCCAGAACCATGGCAGGAGCGCCGTCAACTACAGCCTTGGCTTCTTTCAGGCCCAGACCGGTCAGTTCACGTACTGCCTTGATCACGTTAACTTTCTTCTCGCCAGCTTCGGTCAGCATGACGTTGAATTCAGTTTGCTCTTCAGCAACGGCAGCAACAGCAGCTGGACCAGCGGAAGCGGCAGCAGCGGTAACACCGAATTTTTCTTCGAAAGCTTTGATCAGCTCAACAACTTCCATTACGGACATGTTGCCAACGGCTTCGAGGATATCGTTTTGAGAGATAGACATGACTCTAAATTCCTGGATTGGGGGACGGCCTACGCGACCATCGAAATAAACAAAAAACGCGAAAAGGAGTGACG
Encoded proteins:
- the rplL gene encoding 50S ribosomal protein L7/L12 → MSISQNDILEAVGNMSVMEVVELIKAFEEKFGVTAAAASAGPAAVAAVAEEQTEFNVMLTEAGEKKVNVIKAVRELTGLGLKEAKAVVDGAPAMVLEAVAKDAADKAKAVLEEAGAKVELK